A region of Lycium barbarum isolate Lr01 chromosome 3, ASM1917538v2, whole genome shotgun sequence DNA encodes the following proteins:
- the LOC132630053 gene encoding uncharacterized protein LOC132630053 isoform X1: MHRLEKNKENMGRGRKQIFLGLGLVMVMGLAVYLRLWTIDYKFSSTETELLRRQFNLASREAMDESAVWRKRYNDEEVKSSACQKEVIKENIDLLERLESLKQQLELEKLKCSMRQI; encoded by the exons ATGCATAGGTTGGagaaaaataaggaaaacatGGGAAGAGGAAGAAAACAAATATTCCTTGGACTTGGTCTGGTTATGGTGATGGGTTTAGCTGTTTACTTAAGGCTTTGGACCATTGACTACAAATTCTCTTCTACTGAAACTGAATTACTCAG GAGACAGTTCAATCTTGCTAGTAGAGAAGCAATGGACGAATCTGCAGTGTGGAGAAAAAGATATAATGATGAGGAAGTGAAATCTTCCGCCTGCCAAAAGGAAGTGATTAAG GAAAACATTGATTTACTTGAACGGCTCGAATCTTTGAAACAACAACTTGAATTGGAGAAGTTGAAATGTAGCATGAGACAGATATGA
- the LOC132630053 gene encoding uncharacterized protein LOC132630053 isoform X3, producing MHRLEKNKENMGRGRKQIFLGLGLVMVMGLAVYLRLWTIDYKFSSTETELLRRQFNLASREAMDESAVWRKRYNDEEVKSSACQKEVIKLLKEH from the exons ATGCATAGGTTGGagaaaaataaggaaaacatGGGAAGAGGAAGAAAACAAATATTCCTTGGACTTGGTCTGGTTATGGTGATGGGTTTAGCTGTTTACTTAAGGCTTTGGACCATTGACTACAAATTCTCTTCTACTGAAACTGAATTACTCAG GAGACAGTTCAATCTTGCTAGTAGAGAAGCAATGGACGAATCTGCAGTGTGGAGAAAAAGATATAATGATGAGGAAGTGAAATCTTCCGCCTGCCAAAAGGAAGTGATTAAG TTATTGAAGGAGCATTAA
- the LOC132630053 gene encoding uncharacterized protein LOC132630053 isoform X2 translates to MHRLEKNKENMGRGRKQIFLGLGLVMVMGLAVYLRLWTIDYKFSSTETELLRRQFNLASREAMDESAVWRKRYNDEEVKSSACQKEVIKNKQLLKEH, encoded by the exons ATGCATAGGTTGGagaaaaataaggaaaacatGGGAAGAGGAAGAAAACAAATATTCCTTGGACTTGGTCTGGTTATGGTGATGGGTTTAGCTGTTTACTTAAGGCTTTGGACCATTGACTACAAATTCTCTTCTACTGAAACTGAATTACTCAG GAGACAGTTCAATCTTGCTAGTAGAGAAGCAATGGACGAATCTGCAGTGTGGAGAAAAAGATATAATGATGAGGAAGTGAAATCTTCCGCCTGCCAAAAGGAAGTGATTAAG AATAAGCAGTTATTGAAGGAGCATTAA
- the LOC132630054 gene encoding F-box/kelch-repeat protein At3g23880-like, producing the protein MTQKKKKSVISSNLPIIINRKKANLFNQRVEAPPQKKKSAPGKSIMDPSDDSNTQDQMDVDQATGIRFKVDIMMEILSRLPVRSLLRFKCVSKFWEALIADPYFKMKHHLHAKNDQNSQKILICQLWSVKDRGLGFRSSSLSPFQMVEDEQKVDCPSNCIPMKCKPYCGYDGLVLLVYLSDRPNLPLLLWNPSTRESIELPHPESPLIDCVWGLGYDATSDDYKVVAINLKAYGHRVEILSLKSGSWRRISSYPTGVHCVSGFKDCGMDYLPFVHGAFHWLGRSPHYTIVSFNISNEVYGEIPLLERLRNMSNKLIIDHGVSVLGGMLCLYSTYIHHHMRTFELWVMKDYGVKESWTKLIAIRNPNLFNSARPKHLFADGEVLLRCQHTGSSGTVFRTTFRGPFGLWPHCDIIKFAIVYTESLISPKLLT; encoded by the exons ATGacacaaaagaagaagaagtcaGTAATATCCTCCAATCTCCCCATTATTATAAATAGAAAAAAAGCTAATCTTTTCAATCAGAGAGTAGAAGCGCCGCCCCAAAAGAAGAAATCAGCACCAG GGAAGAGCATTATGGACCCTTCAGATGATAGTAATACACAAGACCAAATGGATGTTGATCAG GCCACGGGCATTCGCTTTAAAGTGGACATAATGATGGAGATCCTCAGCAGGTTACCTGTGCGGTCTCTTCTTCGGTTCAAATGTGTTTCAAAATTTTGGGAGGCATTAATTGCTGATCCTTACTTTAAGATGAAGCATCACCTTCATGCCAAGAATGACCAAAATTCTCAAAAAATTCTTATTTGCCAATTGTGGAGTGTTAAGGACCGTGGCCTTGGATTCCGTTCTTCTTCTTTATCCCCGTTTCAAATGGTTGAGGATGAACAAAAAGTTGATTGCCCTTCGAACTGCATACCAATGAAGTGCAAACCTTATTGTGGTTATGATGGACTGGTTCTTCTTGTATATTTGTCTGATAGACCCAATCTACCCCTTTTGCTGTGGAACccctccacaagagaatcaataGAACTTCCCCATCCAGAATCTCCACTGATAGATTGTGTATGGGGATTGGGATATGACGCAACTAGTGATGACTATAAGGTCGTTGCAATTAACCTGAAAGCATATGGTCATCGTGTTGAAATTCTCTCTCTAAAAAGTGGTTCCTGGAGAAGAATCAGTAGTTATCCTACAGGCGTTCATTGTGTTTCGGGTTTTAAGGATTGTGGTATGGATTATTTGCCATTTGTACATGGAGCATTTCATTGGCTCGGTCGGTCACCACATTATACTATCGTTTCATTTAATATTTCAAATGAGGTGTATGGAGAGATACCGTTGTTGGAGCGATTGCGCAATATGTCCAACAAGCTGATCATCGACCATGGTGTTTCAGTATTGGGAGGAATGCTTTGCTTGTATTCTACATATATACATCACCATATGCGCACTTTTGAGTTGTGGGTAATGAAAGACTATGGTGTCAAAGAATCTTGGACTAAATTGATTGCAATACGTAATCCTAATCTTTTTAATTCCGCCAGACCAAAACATCTGTTTGCGGATGGTGAAGTGCTACTACGCTGCCAACATACGGGATCTAGTGGTACTGTATTCAGGACGACATTTAGAGGACCATTTGGATTATGGCCTCATTGTGATATCATTAAGTTTGCAATTGTTTATACAGAGAGCTTGATCTCGCCTAAATTACTTACCTAG